DNA sequence from the Cellulophaga sp. HaHaR_3_176 genome:
GGCTTCTTTACCGCCTAATACATAATCATTAACATTTTTACTTCCTTTAGTTTTCCAAACACCATAACCTACAATAAATGCAAGTGTACCAACCAATATAATCCAATCAATTAACTCCATGCTATCTGTTCTCTGTCATTATGAAATAAAAAATAATAACATAAATAATATTTAATAATAAAACGATGGAGTATTCCTTCTTCCAAACAAATTTTTCGTTCATTTTATTATTGTTTTAATTCTTTTTTGGTAACAACCGTTTCTTTTCCTAAAGATAACATATTAGCAAAAAGCTTGTATGCACCTGTTACACCAGCTGGTAATTCTCTAAAAAAGCTAAGACCTGTATATATATAGTTTCCTTTTCCATATTTAGCCACTAATAAACTTCCTTTTTTACCAGTTTCACCTTCATCATTCATTTCTAATATGGGAGTAAACTCATTCGACCATTCACTCGGAAAGTACAAGCCACGTTCTTGAACCCAACCTTCAAAATCTTTCGATGTAATTTTATTAGGAAAATTTAGAAGAGAATGGTTTTTATTTAAAATTTTCACTTCAGCATTTTCATCTGTTACTCGATCTTTTGAAAGTGTAAGGTCATAAGGAGCAATATTTTTAAATTGTTTATTCCATCTTCCTGAGGTATTATATTGCACAATTAACGTGCCACCATTTTCTACATATTCTAATATGTTTTTTTGCTTAAATTTTAGTTCAGACACAACATTATAAGCTCTAATGCCCATAACTATTGCATCATATTTTTTTAAGAGTGAGGTAGTAATTACACTAGGGTCTATTTGTTCAACATAATACCCCATTTGCTCTAAGCTTACAGGTACTTTATCTCCTGCACCAGCAATATAACCAATGTTATTGCCCGCTTTTTCTATATTTAAGCGTACAACCTTAGTTTCTGAAGGCATTAAAACAGTTTGTTGCGGAATATGGTCGTAAGCAATTGTAATTAACTCTTTTGTAATTTCTTTACCATCTATTTTTACGATAGGAGTTATTAAACTTTCATTTTCAGAGGTAGGAGGGGTAAGAGTGAAATACAAGGTTTGTTCATCTCCTTTATTTATAATATTGAATGCTTTGGTATCACTATCTACAGACCAACCTGTCGTATGAGATAAAACAACTTCTCCTTTAGCATTATCTTTATGGGCTTTAACAACTATGGGTACTTGTTTAGACTTACCATCAGCAAAAATCAAAACTTTATCTTTTATTTGAGCTGTAGCTTCTGGAATAATTTCAAAAGGCTGATATAACTCACCTTTATCTGGTTTTGAAAATCTGTAAACTACAGGTTTTAGGATATGAATTTCTTTACCATTAAACTCTAATTTAAATAAAGCATTTATAGCTCTTGGTGTTTCTGGATTTCCAATTAATTGTTGATCACTTACAACATATGTACCCAACGTACTTTTATCGTTAAGCCAGTAAGGATTCGTGTATTTGGTATTTTCGGCAACCTTATAATTAATTTTGAAATTAGATTTAATGTTATTTTTTAAATCGATAATAGAATCTTTACTAATAACATCAGTTAGAGTAATACTTTTTAAAACAATTTTGTTTTTACTTCTGTTGATAGCTTCAATTTCAACTTCTATTTCTCCTCCAGGGTTTGTAGAAGAAGTGTTAGCTGTAGCTTCTAAGTATAAACCAGAAATAGATTCTATAATAGCAACTAACTCTTTCGTTTTATCCGTTTTCCAATCTTTATCTGTGCTTTTTTGTAATAGCTCATACGCTTTTAAAAGCTCAGGTAAGTGCTCAGATGGGTTTTTGAAATTATAGTTTTTTTCAACGGCATATAGTATATCTCCGATTGCTTTTCCTCCATTAATTCTGGTCCAAGTAGTATTTATTCCATCAAAAATATTATCCTTATTTTTAGGTAAATCTCCTTTTAAAAGTTCAATGTATTCTTTTTCAGAACCACGAGAAGTTAATCTTCCGAACCCTTGACATAAATGTTGACTTCTAGCTATATCAGCAATTTCATTATTAGAAAGACCTAAATTTGGATAAAAAACTCCTGTATCTACACTTAATAGATTTGTTTTATCTGCTTTATCAAAATTTTCTTGATTACCATAAAACCACCAAGAAGTATTAAAGAAAAGTCGTTTCGGTTGCCATGTCGTTGTTTGTGTTAATTGATCAGAATATGCATTTGTGTTATTAGCTAAATCAAAAGCTTCAAAACTTAACATAGCAGAAGAGGTATGATGCCCGTGAGTAGTACCAGGAGATCGATGATCAAAGCGATTGATGATAACATCTGGTTTAAAGTTTCTAATAACCCAAACAACATCACTTAACACTAAATCTTTATCCCAAATTTTTAAAGTTTCGTTTGGGTGTTTAGAGAAACCAAAGTCTTTTGCTCTTGAAAAAAACTGTTGACCACCATCAACACGCCTAGCAGCAAGAAGTTCTTGTGTTCGTAAAACACCTAAAAGTTCTGATAACTCTGTGCCTATTAAATTTTGACCTCCATCACCACGTGTTAAAGATAGATAAGCTGTTTTGGCTTTCACATTATTAGATAAGTATGAAATTAGCCTTGTGTTTTCATCGTCGGGGTGAGCAGCTATATATAATGCTTTTCCTAAAAAATTTAATTTTTGAATTGATAAGTAAATATCAGAAGAACTGTTTTTTTTGGGGGCTTGTGCAAAACAAAATACGTTTATAACTAAGGTGATAAATAATAACCTTATGTTTAGACTCATAATTTTTATAAATTAGTTGGTGATCAAAAATAGAAAGATATAAAAAGAAGCTCGTTAAAATTAGAACTTCTTTAACATTTTTTATTAATAGGAACTTAATCTTCGTTTTCAGCAAAAACCTGTCCTAAATTCTCACTATAAGTGTTTACTAATGATACGCCTTTTTGTAAGATTAAGCTATTTGGGTAGGTTAAAATTTCTCCATTATTTCTTCTTAGATGTAGATGAAAAGCACGTATATCTTCAATTATAAAAACCTCTTCACCATTTTTATCAGTGCTTTGTATTTCTTTATCGTATACTCTAATAGTATTACCAATTTTAAAAGGATATGAAAAGAAAATAATAACACCAGCGGTGATATTACTAAGTATAGACCACT
Encoded proteins:
- a CDS encoding PIG-L family deacetylase, whose product is MSLNIRLLFITLVINVFCFAQAPKKNSSSDIYLSIQKLNFLGKALYIAAHPDDENTRLISYLSNNVKAKTAYLSLTRGDGGQNLIGTELSELLGVLRTQELLAARRVDGGQQFFSRAKDFGFSKHPNETLKIWDKDLVLSDVVWVIRNFKPDVIINRFDHRSPGTTHGHHTSSAMLSFEAFDLANNTNAYSDQLTQTTTWQPKRLFFNTSWWFYGNQENFDKADKTNLLSVDTGVFYPNLGLSNNEIADIARSQHLCQGFGRLTSRGSEKEYIELLKGDLPKNKDNIFDGINTTWTRINGGKAIGDILYAVEKNYNFKNPSEHLPELLKAYELLQKSTDKDWKTDKTKELVAIIESISGLYLEATANTSSTNPGGEIEVEIEAINRSKNKIVLKSITLTDVISKDSIIDLKNNIKSNFKINYKVAENTKYTNPYWLNDKSTLGTYVVSDQQLIGNPETPRAINALFKLEFNGKEIHILKPVVYRFSKPDKGELYQPFEIIPEATAQIKDKVLIFADGKSKQVPIVVKAHKDNAKGEVVLSHTTGWSVDSDTKAFNIINKGDEQTLYFTLTPPTSENESLITPIVKIDGKEITKELITIAYDHIPQQTVLMPSETKVVRLNIEKAGNNIGYIAGAGDKVPVSLEQMGYYVEQIDPSVITTSLLKKYDAIVMGIRAYNVVSELKFKQKNILEYVENGGTLIVQYNTSGRWNKQFKNIAPYDLTLSKDRVTDENAEVKILNKNHSLLNFPNKITSKDFEGWVQERGLYFPSEWSNEFTPILEMNDEGETGKKGSLLVAKYGKGNYIYTGLSFFRELPAGVTGAYKLFANMLSLGKETVVTKKELKQ
- a CDS encoding mechanosensitive ion channel domain-containing protein, which codes for MDAFFLHYKEELLSSLITIFVVLVLKFIFTKAVRKVGKLGDFNKVRTNLIVKYISIALTIISIGVFTLIWSVNFKEIGALLASVFAVIGVALFAQWSILSNITAGVIIFFSYPFKIGNTIRVYDKEIQSTDKNGEEVFIIEDIRAFHLHLRRNNGEILTYPNSLILQKGVSLVNTYSENLGQVFAENED